The region GACGTGCAGGTCATCTACATCGTCCTCCCCAACTCCATGCACGCCGACTTCACCGTCCGCGGAGCCAGGGCCGGCAAGCACATCCTCTGTGAAAAGCCCATGGCCACCACCGCCAAAGACTGCGAGCGCATGATCGCCGCGTGTGAGCAGGCCAAAGTAAAGCTGATGATCGCCTACCGCAGCCAGTATGAACCTAACGACCTCGCCCTCATCAAGATGATCCGCGCCGGCAAACTCGGCAAGCTCCGCCAGTACATCGCCACCAACAGCCAGAACCAGGGTGACCCCACACAATGGCGGCAGAAGAAAGCCCTGGCTGGCGGAGGCTGCATGCCGGACGTAGGCGTCTACTGCCTCAACGCCGCACGTTTCCTCTCCGACGAAGAACCGTACGAGGTCCAGGCCACCATCGTTCAGCCCAAGGACGACCCACGCTTCGCAGAAGTCGAAGCAAGCTGCCAGGTCATCGCAAAGTTCCCTTCAGGCTTCGTAGCAACCTTCAACTCCAGCTACAACGCCCACAAAAGTCAGTTCCTCCGCATAGAAGGCGTAGAAGCCTTCGCCGAACTCAACTCGGCCTTCGCCTATCACGGGATCAAGCTCCGCTACTCCAAACTCATCGACGGACAGGAGATCATGCACGAGCCTTCCATCGAAGAGAAGGACCAATTCGCCGAAGAGATGGACCACATGGCCCTCTGTGTTCAGAAGAACCTGAAGCCCCACACCCCGGGCGAAGAGGGCTTACAGGACCAGCGCATCACAGACGCAATTTATGAATCAGCCCGCACCGGCAAAGCCGTTAAGCTTTCGCCGCCACACGCACCCACTCGCAGCCCAGACCCGGTGGAGGCGTGATGGACCTAACGGATCAAATGTACGGCGCAATCTAATTGCAGCTTCGACCATGCCTGATCAGCCGTATAAACATCAAGACCTTTTCCAAGAGCGAGCGCCAGGCAGGCTCGATCTCCCAAGGAAAGCCCGAGGCTTTTAGTGGATGGTCGCAGATCGGCCGCTAGGATCGCTTGAGCCTCGGTGAATGGCTCTACCCGCAGAATAAGATCCAAGACCTCGTTCATGGACGTGAGTTGCAGCTTACCCAAATCCGAAAGTCGTGTCCTTACCTCCGCCAGATTGACAGCGCTGATGATCGATCTGCCGAGCAAACCCTCCAGATTGTTGAAGGTCTTATCGTCGACTTCCCTCAGCAGGATCGCCAGCACTGCAGAAGCGTCCACCACGACTTCAATCACGCGCGGCTTCGGCACGTCGCTCATCTATGAGTTCCTGAACTAAATCCCTGCCCTCTGGATTGGCCGCTCGAATGGCTTCACGTGCGGCTCGCAACACAGCCCTGCGACGCGCAGTCTCAGCGGAATCTTCGGCCACCGACAAAGCTGGCTCTGCTAGTGTCGAACGAGTGCGTTCGAGAGCACGGCAAAGATAGCCAACGATGTACTCGTGTGACGTCGTCTCAACCAGATCGCGGTTACCCGCTAGCTCCTGGATCGCGCGGTCGATCACCGGCCATTCAGGAGTAGAGGCAAGACTCTCATAAGGGTGCCGGGGTGACGCTTCGCTCTTACTGATCGCCATGAAGATACGCTCCCAACTCCGTACGGCTGACATCGCGCTGCTCGCCGGTAGCGAACCGCTTGACCTTGAGATTACCTGAAGCCACCTCATCCTCACCAAGAATCACAACAGCCTTCGCCACCTTATCCGCAGCCTCAAAGCTCTTCTTCAATCGGAAGCTTCCATCCCCAACCTCAACCCGCAGCCCATCCCGCCGCAGCTCCCGAGCCAGCGCCAGCGCAGCCGCATTCTGTTCCACGCCAACCGGAGCAATGTATGCATCCATCTTGCTCTCAGCCTGTTCCGCCGCCTGCTCCTGCAGGATCAGGATCAGCCGGTCCTCACCGATCGCAAACCCAATCCCCGGCGCCTTCGGCCCTCCGAGCATCTCGCTCAACCCGTCATACCGCCCACCGCCCAGCAGCGCATTCTGCGTCCCCAGACCACTGCCATCCGGAACCGTAAACTCAAACGTCGTCCGCGTGTAGTAATCGAGCCCACGCACCAGCCGCGGGTTCACGTGATACGCCACCCCGCAAGCGTCGAGCGCCTTCAGCACCTGCGCAAAGTGTTCCTTTGAAGCCTCATCCAGGTAGTCCGCGATCTTCGGCAGCCCATTGATGATCTCCTGATCCTCCGGAGCCTTGGAGTCGAGCACCCGCAGCGGATTCGTCTCTGCCCGCCGCCGATTGTCCTCGCACATCTGATCCTTCACCGGCTCCAGCGCAGCCCGCAGCGCAGCCACATACCGAGGCCGGTCGGTCGAAGACCCAACCGAGTTCACCTCCAACCGCCAGCCCTTCACGCCCAACTCATCCAGCAGTGAGGCGAGCATCTCCAGCACCTCAGCATCCCGTACCGCGCTCTCCGCCCCGGATGAGACCGGCCCCAGCACCTCAGCCCCAATCTGCCAGAACTGCCGATACCGCCCCCGCTGCGGACGCTCCCGCCGGAACTGTGGCCCGATATAAAACAGCTTGCGCAGCCCCCCCGCCGCATCCATCTTGTGTTCGATATACGCCCGCACCACGCCCGCCGTATTCTCCGGACGCAACGTCAAGCTCTGCGCCTTTTCACTCGCAGCCCGAGCCCGATCCTCCCACGTGTACATCTCCTTGGAAACGACATCCGTCTCCTCGCCCACCCCGCGCACAAACAGCTCCGTCGTCTCAAACAGGGGCGTCCGGATCTCCCCAAATCCATACCGCTCAAAAACCTTCCGCGCCACACCCTCAACCCGGTTCCACAACTCTGTCTCAGGCGGCAATAAATCCCGCGTCCCGCGCACTGCTTTGATCGTTGACATAAGACCCCTAGTCTATCAACCGGCACCCACCCCGCGCCCACCTGCATCTCATACCCTAGGCACGCCCTAGGGCAAGCCGGGAAAGGATTCACCCATGGCACTCACCAAGACATCGACCCGTTTCAGACTTCTGGCACCTTACTTCCTCGCACTCAGCTCCATGGCAGTCGCTCAGCAGCCCGCACAAACCCCGCAGGCTCCCGCCACCAGCCAAACGCCCGCTGCCCCAGGAGAAGCGACCACCACCACAGCGGCCGCCACTCCCCTTACCAAGAAGGAGCTGAAGGCCCAGAAGAAGCAGCAAAAGGCCGCAGAGAAGGCTGCCAGCGAGAACGCCCAGGCCCAGAAGGATCAGGCCAACGCCCTCAAGCACCAGGACAAGGCCGCCAACGCAGCCCAGCAGGCCAATCCCCCAAACTAAAGTACCCCTGAAGCCAACTCCTCCAGATAGTTCTTCGTATAGCCCAGGTAGTTATTCGCATACATCAGGATCAGCCTGTGGTCCTCGTCCGTGATCTCCCGCCGCACCTTGCCCGGAACCCCGGCCACAAGGCTTCGCGGCGGGATTACGGTATGCTCCGGAATCACCGCACCCGCCGCAATAATCGACCCCGTTCCAATCCGGGCATCGTTCAGAATCACCGCTCCAATCCCCACTAAAACCTCATCCTCCAGCACACAGCCATGCACCGTGGCGTTATGCCCGATTGTGCAGTGTTCCCCAATCAGCACCGGGTATAAGTCCTTCATTCCATGCAGCACAGCGCAGTCCTGCACATTCGATCCCGCCCCGATCCGAATTGCGTTCACGTCCCCCCGAATCACCGCATTCATCCACACGCTGGCCTGCTCGCCCAGAATCACATCTCCCAACACCTGCGCGCTCACATCTACGTAACAATTTTCCGGAATAATTGGCTTGACACCGCGATACGAACGAATCATCATCTCTCCTGTAAGACAGCTCAGTTTTCTCGGGAAGACAGCAAACCCCGTTGAAACAGTAATTTAGCGTTCTATTAGCTCTAGAAATAAGCAAGCGAACTCTGTTTTTTGTGTGCATTCTCCCGAACTTCGGACTATCCTACTTATTAGCCAGTTTAGGCCCGATTGTGAGGTGTACTCCCCCATGGCAGAGATTCGCGTACAAGAAGGCGAACCCCTCGAGAATGCCCTGCGCCGCTTCAAGCGCAAAGTTCAGACTGAAGACATTATCAAAGAGGTAAAGCGTCACTCGTTCTATCTGAAACCAGGCGAAAAGAAGCGCGTCAAAGAAGCGCTCGCTCGCAAACGTAATCGCAAGAAGGTTCGTAAGGAACAGGACTAACTCTCCCTTACCAGCATGACCTGCAGTGTGAGCTGTGGCCTCCCGGCTCGGCTCACACGCAAATCTCCTCCGCGGCTTCCTTTCTCCGCAATGGTCATGCACGTTTCACTGCAACTCTCAGCGTTTCAGATCCCGGGCCCCAGTCATCCATCTTCAAGAGAAGTCTGATCGGCCTGCGCGATGCTCCGAGCCATCAGCCTTTTCCGCCCCATGGGAGAAGCGATATGCAGGAACAATTCATTGACCGCATCCTCAACTGCGTAGACTGTCACGGCGAGTTCATCTTCACCGCTGGCGAGCAGCTCTTTTTCTTCGATAAGCAGTTCAAAAACGACCCCAAACGCTGCAAACCCTGCAAGAGCCGCCGCTCCGGCCTCAGCGCCGTCGCCAACGGCACCGGCCCCGTCGCCGCAGGCCTCTCGCGCACGGAGACCCGCACCCTCTGCTCGGATTGCGGTATAGAGACCACCGTGCCCTTCAAGCCGACCCAGGGCCGCCCCGTCCTCTGTCGGCAATGCTTCCAGTTGAAGGCCCGTTCGGTCACTCCGCTTCGCACCATCGGCACACCTGCCTCGGATGCAGCGGCGCTCACCCAGGCCTCCGCAACCATAGGGGGTTCAATCTCCGCCGACGCAGCCGTGCTGGCTGCAGCCTCCATGTCCGCGGCCTCGCCCCAGTCCTCGGTCGCCACCTCCGCAGACCTCGCCTCGATCACTCAACTCGAAGCACCTGTCTCCTTCCCCACAGCAGCGCAGAGAACCGTGCAACTCATCGCCGGCACCTCTTCAGACGCCATGGCAGCAGACATCCCTGTTGAGCTGGTCGCCGCTGAAGTCTCTTAGCCGCACCACCCACTGCGCCCAAGTGCGCTGACCACCTCCTGTGGCCGCGACACATCCTCCCGCAGTATCCTTCCCCCATGCATCCCGCCGCTCAACCCACTGACGCCGACCTCGTCCGCGGTCGCCTCGCGCTCGGCGACTTCGAGCTCACCCTCTGCACCGACGGCACCTACCTCCTCGACGGCGGAGCCATGTTCGGCGTTGTCCCCAAGCCTCTCTGGCAGAAGCGCACCCCCGCCGACGACCAGAACCGCATCCTCCTCGGCCTCAACACCACCGTCATCCGCACCGGCCAGCACGTCGTCCTCATCGAGACCGGCATCGGCAACAAGCAGTCGGAAAAGATGCAGTCCATCCACCAGAACCAGGCCATCCTGCCGCTATCCCTTGCAGCCGCAGGCATCCGTCCTGAAGAGATCACCCACGTCATCAACACCCATCTTCACTTCGACCACTGCGGCTGGAACACAACTCTCCACCCCGACGGCTCCGTCACCCCCACCTTCCCCAACGCCCGTTACTTCGCCCACGCCGGCGAGGTCGCGCACGGTCACCTCCAACTCGACCGCGACCGCGTCTCCTACCTCTCCCCCAACTACGATCCCCTCATCGAATCCGGCCAGATGACCCTCCTCACGAGTGACCAGATCCACCTCAACCCCACGATCGCTCCCGGCATCTCAGTCGAGCTCTTCCCCGGCCACACCGCCAACATGCTCGCCGTCCACATGGAGTCAGCCGGCCAACACGCCTGCTACATCGGCGACCTCATCCCCACCCACCATCATTTAGACCCCACCTGGGTCATGGGCTACGACCTCGATCCCCTCACCTGCATCACAGAACGCAAGCGCTTTCTGGCCCGCGCCATCCCGGAGCAATGGCTAGTCCTCTTCACCCATGACCACCAAGTCCCCGCCGCCTACCTGAACCTGGACGAAAAGGGAAAGCCCAAAGCCACCCAAGCCCTTTGAGGCAAACTAGAAAGAAACAAATACCAGCCGTCGCGAAGGTGCCCGACAAAATTTGCTCTGACCGCTTTTATAATCTGGGTCCCAGCAAGCAAATCTCGTTTGTTTGAGGGATAGCTGAACTTCTGTGACGATTGGGGTTAACCGGTATTTCGCCATTCGAGGATCAGGGAGGCTGGTTTTGGATCCTCGGCGCGGCGTTTCGTCCTGAATCTGACGGCGACTCAGGCGGCTTCCATGACTGAAATCTCTATTCGTTCGGTGAACCCGACTTGCTTTCTGACTCCCGAAGTGCAACGGCCTAGACGGTGGGTTGGTCGGTGTGGGCGGGTTTTACGGGGAGGGAGACTTCGAAGGTGGTGCCGTGGTCGTCGCCTTCCGTCCGGCTCATGACTTTGATGGTGCCGCCGTGCTTGGTGACGATGGTGTCCGAGACCCAGAGGCCGAGACCGGTCCCGGTGCCTTCCTTGGTGGTGAAGAAGGGTTCGAAGATATGGGCGACGACGTTGGGCGGGATGCCGGAGCCGTTATCCGTGACGCGAAGGATGACGAGGTCGGTTAAGCCTTCTGCATCGGTTGAGGTGTCGGTGGAGACTGTGAGGCAGCCGTTCGTGGGGAGTGCGTCGTAGGCGTTGACGAGGAGGTTCGAGACGACCTGACGGACCTCGCCTTTGACGGCTGAGAGCTGCAAAGGGCCGGGATGGTAGTGGCGCTCAACGTGGATGTGCTTAGCGTCAAAGCGCTTGAGATAGATGTTGAGGGTATCGTCTACGGATTCGTTAAGATCGAAGAGGGCTGCACCGGTGAGCTCGCGGTAGAAACCGAGGGACTGGCGCGCGATGTGGGTGAGGCGGGAGAGCTCGCTGAGGGCCTCCTGGACGTAGCCCTTGAGGGTCGGGGTGATCTCCTCCGAAGTGTCGATGAGGTACATCAGGTTGGTGATGGCTTCGAGTGGATTGTTGATCTCATGGGCGATGGCTGCGGAGAGACGACCGGCGGCGGCGAGCTTTTCACTCTGGATGAGGGCCTTCTGGGCAGTCTGCTGGGCGGAGTAGAGGGCGGCGTTCTGAAGCGCGAGCGCGGCGCGATCGGCGAGATCTTCCGCGAGGCTGAGATTGGTTGGGCTGTAGTGGCGGTGATCGGGATCGAGGGTGAAGACCAGCGCGCCGAGCCGCATGCGGCCAACCTCAAGCGGCACGGCGATGGTGTATCGATTGAGGAAACGGGATTGGCCGTTGTCGATCACTTCTATGGCGACGGCGTGGAGATCGGCGGGCAGGCCGGGCGTGTCAGGCGGTGCAGTGCGGACATTATCGGTCGCGGCGTGGGCTCCAGCGCTGCGCTGCAGCACGATGAAGCAATGGTCCGCGAAACGCGGGACGAAGACCTCTTCTACGCAGTTGAAGACCTTCGCATAGTCAAGGGATTCAGAGAGACGGCTGCCGATTTCAGCCTGAAAACGCAGGGTCTTCTCCGAATCGTGCGAACGGATGAGGGCGTTGACGAGGGAGAGGAGCTCGGCCGGGTGGACGGGCTGGGCGACGTAGGCGTCGGCGCCGCCGGAGAGACCCTGTGCACGGAGGGTGGGGTCGGCGAAGCTGGCGGAGATCTGGAGGACGGGCATTGCTGCGGTGGCGGGGGAAGACTTGATGCGGCGGCAGACCTCGTATCCGGACATGTCCGGCAGCTTGACGTCAAGGATGACGGCGAGGATGCCGGGGTGCAGCTTCTGGAGGGCTTCCGTACCGGTGCCGGCTTCGATGACGGTGAAGCCTGCCTGCTCCAGGATGCGGCGCATGACGTAGCGCTGCTCTTCCGTGTCATCAACGTACAGGAGCTGGCGTTCTTTGGCCTGGATCATGATTTGCCTTCGTGCATGTTGTGCAAGCCTACCTGAAGCAAGGCGCGTTGCAGTTGGATGCTCTGTTCGTCCGGCGCGTCTGGATCGTCTGTGCCGCCCTGGGTTTTGCTGCCTTTGGGAATGAGGGTGAGATCGTAGGCTTCGAGCGAACGGGTCTCCTCAGGGCTGAGGGTTTTCGAGGTATGGAGGACGATGGGCAGGTCGGCTGTGGTGGGGTCCTGGCGGAGCTGGCGAACGACCTCAAAGCCGCTGAGGCCGGGCATGACGAGATCGAGAAAGAGGATGTGGGGGCGGTGACGTCGAATGGCGTCAAGCGCCTCCTGGCCGCTGCAGGCTTCCGTGATCTCAGCGGTGGTGTGGGCGGAGAGGCGTCGGCGGAGGAGATAACGGGCGACCTCGTCGTCGTCCGCCATGATGATGTGGCCTTGATCGAGATCGTTTACGGCAGAAGGTTCAGGTGCCGGCTCCGACACGAGGGCGGGGAGGCTGACCTCAAAGGTGGAACCCTGGCCGGGCTCCGAGGTGAAGTGGATGCGTCCGCCGAGAAGCTCTGCGAAGCTGCGGGAGAGCGGCAGGCCGAGGCCGCTGCCTTTCTGTTTGCCGTGGGCGGCCTGCTGCACATGCTCGACCTGGCCCCACTCCTGCATGACGATCTCGTGATGCTCCGGGGCGATGCCGATGCCGGTATCGACGACGGTGAAGGTGACCCAGTCCGGGGAGCCTTCGCGGGGACGGGCGCTGACGGTGACGGTGCCGTGCTCGGTGAACTTGAGGGCGTTGGAGATGAAGTTGCGCAGGATCTGCGCGAGCTTGCCCTCGTCGGTGTGGAGGCGGAGGGGCTCGCTGGGGATGTCGAAGAGGAGCTTGACGCTGGGGTTGGTGGCGAGGGGGCGGAACATGCCGCGGAGGCCGGCGTAGAGATCGGCCACGGTGAAGTACGTGAGGTTGGAGATGGCTTTGCCGGCTTCGACGCGGGCGAGATCGAGCAGATCGTTGACGAGCTCAGTCATGTTCTGGGCGGAACGCAGGATGAAGTTGACCTGCTTTTCCTGCTCCGTGCTGAGGGAGCCGTCCGAGTGCGAGAGCATGAGGCGGGAGAGCGAGACGATGGAGTTGAGGGGGGTGCGGAGCTCATGGGTGACGCCGGAGAGGAAGCGGGTTTTGAGCTCGGAGGCGTGCTGGACGGCGCGTGCGCGGTCCTCGAGTTCGGCGTAGAGGACGAGGACGCCACGGTTGGTTTCGGAGAGTTCTTCGTTGAGGATGTGAAGCTCGGACTCGCGGGCGCGGATCTCGTCGAGGAGGCGGATCAGCTCCTGGTTCTGGTCGATGAGAGCGGCTGACTGTAAGGCGCTGGGCTGGCCTACGGTATGGATGGCGAGCTGGGTGGAGAGCTCGGCGATGTCAGGCGCGCTGACGTTGCGGGGGAGGCGCTTGAGGAGCGAGACGGTGGTGCCTTTGGGGCTGGTTTCGACTTGGAGATCGTCAAGCAGGCGGCGGGAGCCGATGAGGCCGAGGCCCATGCCTGTCTGGGAGCGGTAGGCGCCGTTCCAGATCTGGTCGAGCTGGGGGATGCCCTTGCCGTTGTCCGCGACGACGATGCGGAAGGTTGGGCCGTCCGAGGTATTGATGTCGAGGAAGTACTCGACGCGGCCTCCGCCGGCGTACTCGAATGCGTTGCGTACGATCTCCGAGACGGCGGTGGCGATGCGGGTCTGGTCCTGGCGATCGAAGCGCAGGAGGGCGGCGATCTGCTTGGCGCGCTGGCGAGCGAGCAGGAAATCCATATCTCGGGCGACGCTGACTGAGAGGAGAGGGCGGGGGTTTGCAGTGCTAGCCATTGAGGACCGCCTGTGCTGACGACGCTCCGAGACGGGAGACCAAGACGGTGGCGTCGTCGCGTCCGCGGACGGCGTCTCGGTAGATCAGGCCGGCGATGGTCGCGGGAGACTTCTCTTCCAGGCGAGGGTACTGGCCGAAGCGCCACTTGGTGGCGATGCCGTCCGAGTGCATGATGAGCAGGGTTCCGGGGGTATAGGGGTAGCGGAACTCCTGGATCTTGCGCATGACGTGGCCTACGGTGCCGTTATTGGAGACGAGGGAGCGGTCGGTACCGTCGGGTGCGTGGAGGCTGCAACTGATATTGCCGACGCCGCAGCAGGTGGCGATATTTTCGCAGACGGAGACGAGCAGGATGGCAGCTCCACGGGTGGCGTGCATGGGGCCATGCATGCGGTTGATGAGGACGTCGAGGGCGAGGCCGGGCTCAGCGGCGAAGGCCGAGTGGGCGATGCTGACAGCCATGGCGGCGGCTTCCGAGGCGTGGAGGCCGTGGCCGAGGCCATCGACGACCATGTAGACCTGGCGATGCTCCTGGAAGGTGTGGGAGAGCGCGGGGAAGACGGCCCAGGAGTCTCCGCAAAGGGTCTCGCCTTCCAGGCTGGTGGAGAGGACTGCGGTTTGCCCGGGGAGGGATGGGTGCTGGGGTCCGACGATGGCGGAGAGGATGGTTCCTTTGCCGAGCTGGGTGTAGATATCGACGCCTGCGGCGAGGCGTCCTACGGCTCCGAGGCCGAAGCCGGGGGTTGTAGAGGTGGTGAAGCCGTCCGCCATGGCTCGTTCCACGTTGGCGATGCCGGGGCCGGAGTCGATGGCGATGATTTGGAGGGCGTCCGCCGTGGGCGTGGAGGAGAGATAGAGACGACCGTGGCCGGCGTGCTGCAGGATGTTGCCTGCGAGTTCTACTGCGACGAGTTCTGCACGGGCGATGATCTCCGCGCTGAGGCCTATGCGCTGACAGAGGGCTGCGGTGGTCCTGCGAGCCTCCGCGATGGCGGTCTCCTCGTCGACGGCTACGACCACGGATTGGGCTATCGGCTCCATTTGGTGATCGTGACCGTGGTCCCCTCTCCGAGCTTGGATGCAAGATCGAAGTCATCCATCAATCGGCGAGTTCCAGTGAGGCCAAGACCCATACCGTTGCCGGAGCTCCACCCGTCGGTGAGTGCGAGGTCGATGTTGGCGATGCCGGGCCCCTGGTCTTCGAAACGCAGGCGGACGCCGGTCTTCGGGTCTTGCAGGAGCTCAATGGCGACGGTGCCGCCGCCGCCGTAGTCGAGCGTGTTGCGCGCGATCTCACTGGCTGCGGTTACCAGCTTGGTCTGGTCTACGAGACCGAATTTTATGCCGAGGGCCGCCTTGCGTACCGCGGTTCGCACGAGGACGATATCTTCCGGCGTACGGATCGGGAGCAGGCTGGACGCAACCTCAGGCCGGCTGCTGTCCATCATCATCCAAAACCTCTTCCAGCTCCGGGGCGGGCTGTGAAAGCGCGGATTCCGCGCGAAGGATCTGCATGCCACGCTCCACATTCAACGCCGTGCGAATGCCAGGAAGCGAAAGGCCAAGCTCTACCAGGGTGATGGCTACTGCGGGCTGCATGCCGACGACGACAGTCTGCGCGTCGAGGACACGGCTCATGGCGGCGATGTTGCCGAGCATGCGGCCAATGAAGGAGTCGACAACCTCAAGGGCGGAGATATCGATGAGGACGCCGCGGCTGGCGTAACGCACGACCTGCTCCGTCAGGTCGTCCTGGAGGGTGATGGCGAGGCGGTCGTGCATGTCCACCTGGATGGTGATCAGGAGTAGATCCCCCATGCGGAGGATGGGTATGTGTTCCATGCAGATCCTCCCTATTTGGTGGACGTGGTGCGTTTGACGATGGTGTAGTTGGTGCGCTGGAGAGCAATCTTGAAGGCATCGGCGAGCGAGGCCTTGGTGATGACGTCGCCAAGCTCTACGCCGAGATGCACGATGGTCTGGGCGATCTGCGGACGGATGCCGGAGATGATGCACTCCGCGCCCATGAGACGGGCGGCGGTGACGGTCTTGAGGAGATGCTGGGCGGTGAGGGTGTCGACGGTGGGGACGCCGGTGATGTCAATGATGGCGATCTCACTGCCGGTGGCGACGATGCGCTCCAGGAGAGACTCCATGATGGTCTGGGCGCGGGAGCTATCGAGCGTGCCGATGATGGGCAGGGCGAGGACGCCGTCCCATAGCTTGACCACGGGTGTGGAGAGCTCCATCATCTCCTGCTGCTGGCGCAGGATGACGGACTCGCGGACCTTCTGGTGGGCCTCCGTGGTGAGGAGGCCGAGACCGTCGAGGAGGCTGGAGGCGAGGGTGAGCTCTTCGACCTGGGAGATGGGGTCGAGGTCCGTGGTGCGGATGTGAGCGAAGAGTGCGGGCTTGAACGAGAAGACGAACATCGCGGTCTCGGACGGGGAGAAGCCGAGCTGGGTGCGGCTGGCGGAGACGGTCTCCAGGAAGCGACGGAGAGGCTTGAAGGCAGGAGAGCTGAGGTCTGAGAAGCCGGTGTTCAGGGAGGTGTGTTCGCCGGCTTCGGTGACAGCTTGCTGGAAGAGCTCGAGGAATTCACGGGACTGGCTGCGGAGCTCTGCCTCGCTGATGCGGTTGCGGATGTTGGCGGTCTGAGACGGCTCGGCGAGCCATGCGTTCAGGAGTGCGGCTTCATGGGTGCGGAGAATGGCGGCGAGACTGCTTTTTGCCAAGGTGATTCCTCAATTCTGGTTGGGGTGAGGCTCCGGAGTCTGATCGCACGAGTCTCGCGGCTGTGTCTACCAACTGAATCTTAGCAAAGAAAACCGCCGCCGAGGGTAGCCCTGGGCGGCGGTTCTGGTTTGCTTTGTTGGGGTTAGAACTCGATACGGGCAGCGAGCTGCACGGCACGATTGGTGGGGGAGTTGGTATCGACGGTCAGGGTTCCATAGGAGCTTGTGCCGAAGGAGGTGAGAGGAGCATTCAGTGCGCTGTACACAAAATGCGTGTGGTTGGTCACGTTGAACATATCCGCTTCAAACGTCAGACGGGTGCCGTCATGAAGACCGCCGGTTGGGATGGGGAACGACCGGCGAATGCTCATGTCCAACTTATAGTTGGGCGGCTGGAACAGTCCGGAGTAAGGAGCCGTGCGAGCCGTCGTGTTGAACATGTACGTGGGAGAAGCTGCGGCGGAGAGAAATGCATTCGAGTCAAGATAGATGTTCTTGCTCAGGTTCGCAGCGGTGAACGGAAGCGTGCCAGCCTTGCGGCCGTTGCCGCTGTAGGCTGGGTTGAGGAA is a window of Granulicella tundricola MP5ACTX9 DNA encoding:
- a CDS encoding ATP-binding response regulator is translated as MASTANPRPLLSVSVARDMDFLLARQRAKQIAALLRFDRQDQTRIATAVSEIVRNAFEYAGGGRVEYFLDINTSDGPTFRIVVADNGKGIPQLDQIWNGAYRSQTGMGLGLIGSRRLLDDLQVETSPKGTTVSLLKRLPRNVSAPDIAELSTQLAIHTVGQPSALQSAALIDQNQELIRLLDEIRARESELHILNEELSETNRGVLVLYAELEDRARAVQHASELKTRFLSGVTHELRTPLNSIVSLSRLMLSHSDGSLSTEQEKQVNFILRSAQNMTELVNDLLDLARVEAGKAISNLTYFTVADLYAGLRGMFRPLATNPSVKLLFDIPSEPLRLHTDEGKLAQILRNFISNALKFTEHGTVTVSARPREGSPDWVTFTVVDTGIGIAPEHHEIVMQEWGQVEHVQQAAHGKQKGSGLGLPLSRSFAELLGGRIHFTSEPGQGSTFEVSLPALVSEPAPEPSAVNDLDQGHIIMADDDEVARYLLRRRLSAHTTAEITEACSGQEALDAIRRHRPHILFLDLVMPGLSGFEVVRQLRQDPTTADLPIVLHTSKTLSPEETRSLEAYDLTLIPKGSKTQGGTDDPDAPDEQSIQLQRALLQVGLHNMHEGKS
- a CDS encoding ATP-binding protein: MEPIAQSVVVAVDEETAIAEARRTTAALCQRIGLSAEIIARAELVAVELAGNILQHAGHGRLYLSSTPTADALQIIAIDSGPGIANVERAMADGFTTSTTPGFGLGAVGRLAAGVDIYTQLGKGTILSAIVGPQHPSLPGQTAVLSTSLEGETLCGDSWAVFPALSHTFQEHRQVYMVVDGLGHGLHASEAAAMAVSIAHSAFAAEPGLALDVLINRMHGPMHATRGAAILLVSVCENIATCCGVGNISCSLHAPDGTDRSLVSNNGTVGHVMRKIQEFRYPYTPGTLLIMHSDGIATKWRFGQYPRLEEKSPATIAGLIYRDAVRGRDDATVLVSRLGASSAQAVLNG
- a CDS encoding anti-sigma regulatory factor, translating into MMMDSSRPEVASSLLPIRTPEDIVLVRTAVRKAALGIKFGLVDQTKLVTAASEIARNTLDYGGGGTVAIELLQDPKTGVRLRFEDQGPGIANIDLALTDGWSSGNGMGLGLTGTRRLMDDFDLASKLGEGTTVTITKWSR
- a CDS encoding STAS domain-containing protein, whose protein sequence is MEHIPILRMGDLLLITIQVDMHDRLAITLQDDLTEQVVRYASRGVLIDISALEVVDSFIGRMLGNIAAMSRVLDAQTVVVGMQPAVAITLVELGLSLPGIRTALNVERGMQILRAESALSQPAPELEEVLDDDGQQPA
- a CDS encoding STAS domain-containing protein, which gives rise to MAKSSLAAILRTHEAALLNAWLAEPSQTANIRNRISEAELRSQSREFLELFQQAVTEAGEHTSLNTGFSDLSSPAFKPLRRFLETVSASRTQLGFSPSETAMFVFSFKPALFAHIRTTDLDPISQVEELTLASSLLDGLGLLTTEAHQKVRESVILRQQQEMMELSTPVVKLWDGVLALPIIGTLDSSRAQTIMESLLERIVATGSEIAIIDITGVPTVDTLTAQHLLKTVTAARLMGAECIISGIRPQIAQTIVHLGVELGDVITKASLADAFKIALQRTNYTIVKRTTSTK